AACATTACAgttgattctttctttcttttctgctcACTGGTCCAAGGGTCTCATGTGGAAAGGTACTGGGTTGGGTGGCAGGACACTGGCTTTCTCTTTTTGCTGCAGTGCTGTGCTGGCTCGGGCATGGTGTTCTCcctctgggaaactgaggcacgcaatCTCTAAAACCGAGCCTATGATACCGAGCCACCTTGGCAAAGCGATTTGAGATTGAACGCTCTCCTTTGCCGTGATGCTAACAGAAAAACTCCAGAATAGTTAGGCAGCCGGTGTTTATGTTACTGAGCAATATTGTCTCATCgtctcccacccccttcccccccttccatcTGAGAGTATCCACCGGTCATCTCCTGTCTCatacttagattggaagctcttcgGGACGGAGACtgtttctttgttctgtgtttgtacagcgcctagcaccatggggccctgggccagggctcctaggcagtactgcaatacagataagaatacaaacacctgtcaggaatggtctggttattacatagtcctgccgtgagtgcaagggactggactagatgacctcttgaggtcccgtcCAGTCCTGCACTTCTACGGTTCTATGATTAACCGTATGTAAGTGTGAAATATGGAGCACGTAATTAAACTAGCTAGTGGCCTGTCGTGAGTTCTGGCTGTTCACACGATGCCTGTTTAAATCTCCTAGGATGGCGTCCAAATGAAAAAGCTCTCTGAGCAGGAGGGGGAAATCAGCAACAAGAAGCCCCGCAAAGCACCCAGTTCCAGGAGCATGCTGTATGGCCGCTTTGTGAAGGTAATAGGGCGTGCGGGTCGGTGTTCGGGATTCCCCGTCGCTGCAGACAGGCTCCTGTGCTGTCGGCTCTAACGTCTAGCATTTCTGTAGTGCCTTCTGTCCTGAAAGATCCCACAACTACACACATGCTTCAGCCACTGCTGAACTTCAGCCACCTTGGGCGTGAAATGAGCCAACTGTCTGGCAGCGCATAGTGACGCTGTGCAGGGATTGCGCACCCAGTGTtgaaatgcagccccctctggggtggagcgtggTAGCTGGACAGCATATAAGGATGCAGCATAGGGTTCGCTCACTGAGCTCTGAAATGCTGCTGCCTCTGGGGTAAAACAGGGCAGAAGTCTGACAGCACATAGCAACGGTGCACGGGGATCGTGTTCCCtgtgctgaaatgcagctgaCTCTGGGGTCAGGCACACAGCTGTTTTGACACCTGCCCTGCAACACTGTACAGTTTAGGGACAGTAATAGTGTATCCAGCTGAGGCTGCGTGGAGGGGAATGTGGCCTAGATACTGGGGCTAATGACACacattatatggagatatatctgactcatagagctggaagggaccttgaaaggtcattgagtccagtcccctgccttcacagcaggaccatgtactgtccctgacagatttttgccccagatccctaagtgaccccctcaaggattgggctcacaaccctgggtttatcaggccaatgctcaaaccactgagctatccctcccccactgctgccgcCATATAGAGTGCTACCTCCTCACAACCCTGTGCTCATCCCTCAAGAGGGGGTAGTGGAGCATTTCGTAGCTTCCCAGGCCAGACAGGACTActgtgattgtctagtctgaccgcctggaTAACCCAGGCCGGAGAACTGCCCCAAAGTCATTGCTAGGGCAGATCTTCTggaaaaaacatcccatcttgatttaaacactgccagtgatggagaatctaccacgcCCCTTGGGTAATGACTCTCTCTGTTCAAAaggtacaccttatttccagtctgagcttgtctagcttcagcttccagccgttGGCTCAtcttagaccttcctctgctagatggaagagcCCATGATTCAGTACTTGTTCCCCATGCAGATACGgagagactgtgatcaagtcaccccttgcCCTTCTCTCTGTTAAACTAAATACGTAGACTCAGGCAGCTCAATCGCTATATGGgacattttctaatcctttaatcattctcgcggctcttctctgtaccctctccaattcCTCACCGCCCTTCGTGAATTGTGCATAGATGtggggatggggaaactgaggcccagaaagaGACCATCACTTATGTCCAAGGCTACCcagagaggcagagctggggatagaacccaggagtcctgactttttCAATCTAATCTGCAACGCTACCTCTCTGGACTAACACAGagcctgctcccccaccctcccactcgCTTCCCCTTCACCTGCAGCACAGAccgtggggaggtgggggtgtctcCAGCACGGTGATTTCTGACTGCACCTGTCTCCGTCCCAGGCGGCCACGCTGACGGCAGAAGGGGAGGAACCAACGAAGCAGGTTTCCACCTCGGAGAGCAGTGAGGACGAGGAGCAGAAATTGGACCTGTCCAGTGTTAGGAAGTAAGTGCCCAGCCAggcgtgggggcagggagcagctgttCTGAGCCACTGGGCTGGCCCATGTGCTAAAGGCACCAGCCACAGGACCCATCTCTGctcagagggccagatccttgaGAACAGCCTGTACCCCaaggaggttgggggaggggcagtcctaCTCCGTGATCGGATTCTGCAGTAGTCCCTGTGACTGCTGTGTCATCCCACGGCTAGTTGATCTCCATTGTGTTAGAGCTgtcgttctccccccccccccccccccccccccccgtctgtccccagcagtgcaggaggagtccttgtgccaCATgcaaggggggtggagggggcaagATCCCTGCTGggtcttcctccccaccccgacTTGCCAGAGACCTCAGGGTTTGCTCGGGGACTGAACCATTTCTCCAGGGGAGTGGTGGACTTGGCTTCTTGGTGGCACCCTAGGAGCGAAATAGCCAGTTCTCCCCTCCTCGCTGGGACTTGCAAGCACCATGAGGGGTAGGTGAGCAGCTGTCCCTTTCTGTCTAGTGCCCCATGTGGTAGGGGCGGGGTAGGACACAGAATGTGGGCCCGCTGAATAGAACGGCACTGGGGAGCACACCCTGTTTACCCCCACTCCAGCTCTGGTGGCCTTCCCCACCTGCCAGCCAGCCTCTGACTAATTCATTCAGTCCTGGGGACAACTGGAAAACCGGAAATGCCTGGTTTCCACTGGGGGAATCTCTCCCCAGCTGTTGCCTTGTGCATATCGCAGGCGGCGGTGTCATCCCTTGGATATACAGCTCGGCCTACAGAAGCACTGCAGCGGGCGACCCCTTTAGCAGTTAGCACCCCAGCGATCCCTGCTGCAAACTCTCGTCTCTCTCCCCCAGGCTGACGGATGAGGAGCTGGTCCGAGCCTGCGGCGGCCGCACTGCGCACAAGTAAGTGGGCGGAAAGACATGGCTAGTGCCGACTCGGAACGCCACGTCCTCCCCCTTCCTCAATTGCACcaggatcccttccagccccggTGCCTTCCATTTATCCAGCATGgtggttggggaggggagagagttcCACTGAATGACctacctttcctgcagctcaggtGGACTTTTAAGGCTCCTGGACTGTAGCGTCCCAGGCTGGGGGCTATTCAGAGCGGGCTGAGTTGGGGGGCTGGTTCTGTTTGATTCCACATCTCAGGAACCCGTCCCCGCCTCTGAGTGCGGTGGGAGCGTGGGGCTGGAGCTCAGACCCTATGCTCTGCCCCCTGGCGGCACATTGCCCCGGCTCCCTGCTAACAAGGAGGCCTGCCAGCAGGACCTGTTCTAACCCCTCCGACACTTGGCCCTCCTGCTTTGCTAGCCCGACCCAGGAGTCAGAGGGGGGATAGCTGGAGTCCAGTTCAGGCCCAAGGAAGGGAGGTTTGGCTCACGCACCCCCTAGTCCCCAGCATCCCAAGGCACCAGCCAGTGTCCAGCTGAGAGTCTGTTGGATGCAACTGCAGTGGAAGTGGGGAGGATACATTGCAGGGCTGACTTACGAGAGGGCGGTCGCAGGTCTCCCTGGCCTAGGCACCATCTCTTCTCAGGCCGTCGTTAACCTGCCCTGTCCGGTGCGTTCTTCCCAGGGGAGCCCGTCACGGTCTGACCATGAGTGCCAAGCTGGCCCGGCTCGAGGAGCAAGAGCGAGCCTTCCTGGCTAAGTACAGCCAGAAGGAGGAGCAGAGAGGCGGCGCCCCAGAGCGTGAGCAGGAGGCAGCGGCGGGTGCCTCGGCCCCGGAAAGCAGCAACCCGGCTGAGAGGCGGCAGAAAGCCAAGAAGAAAAAGCGGAAGAGATCCAAAGAGAGGGGGGGTTGTGCCGAGGAGGAGGAGAGGCGGgccaggaagaggaggaagaagaaaaagaaagagaagggggaagcGGCGGAGGGTTTGGAGAGCGAGTTGCTGGACTCAAGGGAGCAGCCTGAGGGGAGGACGGAGCAGGACAGCCCCAGGGAAAGggccaaaaagaagaaaaagaggaaggggCAGTGAACGGGGGCTCATCCTGTTTGAGGGGGGTGCCACCCTCCCGCCTGCTATGAACCCGCCGCACATTCATCTCCTGCTGCGGGGCCTCTTCCCAGTCACTCGGCAACCGCTCTTTAGCCCATGTTTCCCACCCCCGCTTTGGCTGCAGGGGTTAACAGGCTGGCCCTCTCACCCAAGGGGGCCGCTCTGTGCACAAGTACGTGGGTGGAAAGACATGGCTAGTATCCGACTGCTGGAAAAGAGCCACTGGGGAGTTTATAGCCGGGGTGGGGGTTTTTCCTCCTCCAGGATCTATCCCTGATGCTGCTGGAGCCCAGCCGGAAGCAGATGCTCTTAGGACTTGTCCACACAGCAGGTTACTGCGTGAGGCACTTTCAGTGCATTGCAGCAGCGTCCACATGGGATGTTACTGCACAATAAcgtgctgtgtagacaaaccctttgaCCCCGGACAAGGCGGAGCAAAGAGGAGACTAAAAATACCCCTCACAGCGCTGATCACAACCACTGAGCACGGCTCTGCCCTGCAAGGGAAACAGCTGATCACGTGAATAACTCAATTCTCCAGCTTTTGCATCCCATTTCTGGCTGTTGCGTCCCAAGCGGGGTTGAAACACCAGTAGCGACGGGGGGAGTTTTGCCGCGGACTTGacggggccagggtttcacccgcTGTATGTTTGCAGCAGGGGTCAGATGGGAAGAGAGGGAAGGAAAGGCCAATTCAGAGAGATTTTTAGTGTCAATAAATCTTTAATTGCAGAGAAAAAACAAGGTGGATTTTATATACACATCAGCGGTGGCTACAGCTGTAAAGCCCATGGAACGCAGGCCCTTCCGTGGGTAGTATATTAAACACACTTCATGTCAGAGCTTCGTTTCTAGACCCACCTGTAACTCCCAACAAATACACTCCCCCCCTTTTAATGAACTTTAACCCtttggttctgatccaaagcctccCGCCGACTGCAAAGGGCCTTGGGTCAGACCAAGCACAATCCCCAGCACACGTGTGCTGACCACAGCTGGCTTTGCACGCGCCAGGCAGAGCTATGCCGGGGATTTCCTAACACCAAACAAGGCGCTGAGCGCCCCCACCCGTGAGATCAGCGCAAGTCAAAGGCGCTTTGCAGAACCAGGCCCTACTGGCGCAGCACAGCTAGGCCTCACCCCTACTAACCAGcaatgctcccctccccccaacacctgcTTGATTCAGTCAAACACGGGGCAGGGCTTGTCTCTGCTTCCCAATCAAATTCCCCCCCTCATTCAGATTTTGGCTAAAGCCAATCCTGCCTGGCCCCGGCTAGGGTAACTGCAGGACACAGTCAGTCTCGGGGTAGGGCGGCAGATTAAGCGAGTATTTTtgctgcagagccattggcacAAACCTGCCCCCCAGGAAGTGATAGCGGCCAGCAAAATGCTGCGCCGCTTTCTTGGGGGCAGTGAGAGAAATGAGCATGTCGGGCTGGAGGCCGTCGGGGCTGCCTTTCTCCACGTCCCAGCCTGAAAAAAACCAAGGGGGAGTCAGTTAGCCAAGTAAGTCCCACTccaggcaaactccctcccacGTCTGAAGAGCTTCCCTGATGTCAATCATAAGAACGTTACTAGTTCCCCACGGAATACGCAAGGCTCAATTCTCCTCTCACCGATCAACAACTCCCAGAATGTCTCTTCCGTGCATTACAGGAGCACCTAGAAACCCGAGCTGAGATCAGGCCTAGGTGCTGCagaagagtgggggggagaaAAAGTATTTGCCCCTATTTTAGagctggggaattgaggcacgGAGAGATCTGCCCACGGTCACATGGAGCTGGGACTCGAACCCActtttcctgagtcccagttcaacACAAGACCCTCATGCTGACTAACAAGATGGCTGACAAAGCAAATACTGGCTGACGCAACATAAAGCCAGCTTGTGAATTCACTCACAGGGCACGAGCTGGCCACGGTCAAGAAGGAATTCTTCCTTTCCGTTCCCTACCAGCACTGCCCAAGTGTGTTACCGGGGTAGAAACAATTACCTTCCCCTGAagcctctggcactggccaccggGATTTGGCTGGCCCAGTGAGTTTAAATCGATAGTACAAATCTTCACAGCAGAAGCCTGGGATAACCCAACAGGTCTGCTGCTGTCCCGACCAGTGACATCGCTGCAAAGCTCAGCATGTCACCAGGACCTTAGAGGCCCACTAGGAACATAACAACCCTGCTGATGCAGCCAATGTGATCAAGAGAGAGAAGTTAATGGATGCCCGAGCGTCTGGGCAGCGCCGGGACGGGATGGAACGAACCGGAGGGGATATCGATGCTGGCGATGGGGACGGTGACTTGCTCCAAGGTCCTGAGGATGCTGCCAAAAGGTTCCCGCACGGCTCCCTTGAAGCTGAACCCGAAAATAGCATCCACCACCAAGCCATACAGCTCGTCAATCAGCACGGCCTGCAGGCAAACGGGGGTCAAGAGATTAAaacagcaggatccccccaccccgGCACATGCACACTACAGAACATATCTAGGCAAGGAATAGTCTTAAGTACCAGCATCTCCAGCTGGGCCCGATCCTGGTCTCAGACTGGCGTAAATCCGGAGTAACTGCATCGGTTTATACTGGGGTGGCTGAGCTCAAGCCAGGTCAATCCGGGGTGACAAGCGAAATACAAAGGGCCTTATTCTAACCTCACCCGTCTGTAAAGCAGGAGTCGCTCCACTGAAGTTAGACTGGCGTACGGGAGAGGAGGCTCAAGCCCCGTATCTTTGTAGAAAGAGAACACGGCTACCCCAGTCTAAacgcactgacttcagtggagtgactcctgattcacaccagcGTAACAGAGCAGACCACGGCCCAGTCATTTGCACACACgctccctgctctgcagagaaTTGGGTGGCAGCACCAGGTACATTTGTCAGAGATACAGGGGACGCCCAGACGCTGTGGCGATAAGCACCACAGAGATGCCCATGAACAAGTAATAAACCCACGTTGCTCATTTCCACTTTAACTGGATTTATTGGTTCTGCAGTGGTGCCTGAGAGCCCCGTCATGGAGCAGCTCCCCAgcgtgttaggtgctgtacaaacccaggacAAAAAGACGCTCCATCCTGTAGCCTTTCCCCTCTGACACCTCGCTTCCCCTTCTTCCTTGAGATCCCAAAGCACTAGGTGAATATTAATGATTTAACCTGgctacaggaagtcagactaggccATCGCAATAGGGTTCAGAATCGAACCTAGACGAGGAAATTAACCGTTGGTCTGCGTCTGGCACGTGAGCCTCTCTCCCCTATTTTGTGCAGTGAGGCGTATACAACTGAAGCCAATGAAATGGACCAAGACAGCACGAAAGTAACAATGCTGGATATTCCACGCGCCCTACCTCCGATGGGAACTCCGAGAGAAAGGGAATGTCCATCTTCTGGCACTGAGTCGTCAACCCTTCAAACAGAGCTTTGCCGGGCCGCTTGGGGTAATGCACGCTCGGCTCGTAGCCCTGCAGGGACAGAACAATACCAGGCGACGCTCCGGTGTGGTCACGGGGCTGATTCCCAGCACAGACCCACAGCTAGCGTCACCTGCCTGGGGCTTGGATGTATCAGGTCAAACAAACACCACACACTTCAGCCTCCTCTCTGTCCCTATGGTTCCCCAAAGCACCTCCTCTCTCCTAGTTCCCTCTCCCGTCCAGAGCTACACCCTTGTGCCCAGGGCCGAGGTAAACAGCTGCACCTGCCGCAGCGCGTTGGTAGAACTTCACCCAGGGCTGCTCACTGAAAAATCCGTATCCTAAAGGAACGGGCCCCCTGttacggagtccccgggcgatgctctggaactgctccccacaaagccagtcaggactttggggaggctcctctccctcagagcagactgtcttcagggcaagaagctcacacggcttcacctcctgggtctgaacttggagcattcagcatatgcccctccgtgcgcttcccacagcgagtccgcccaggcggggtcccggggaagccagagggtcctgcacccccacttcacagtcagacgtggctctcagccagccagtaaaacagaggtttattagatgacaggaacacggtctaaatcagagcttgtaggtacagagaacgggaTTACTCAGCCAGGCCCATTCTGGGGCAcagcgagccagacacccacgtctgccctcactcctagtccccagacagctccaaactgaaaccccctgtaacccctcctttctggcctttgtctctttcccgggccaggaggtcacctgatctctttgttcacctttagctatccccttgcaaggggggaagggccctggccatttgttgctaggagacagattgtcggccatttatgcacactggagacttaaaaaatgcataggggaaactgaggcacccacacagtattcagaggaaacattaagaacagtcccacttcgtcacaccccctAAGGAACATCTCAGCTAAGATCTGAATGGAGCAGGGAGGTTCCCAGGCATCGTCTGGCTCACTCCTGCATGAGCGAATACGCGTGAAGGACGCTTGCTCGACTGCTGCCTTTGCTGTATCTGCTCTGGGCAGAGAGGACTTAAGTCTCCAGACATATTGCCAGCACTACTCACAAACATCTTCAGGTGCCTGGCACAGACCAAGCCGTCCCCGCCGTTATTCCCCGGGCCACAGACGATCAGCACCGTGGGTGGGCTTTTGGTGAAGGAGCTGGGCGGATAGGCCTGCGGGGGGAGAAAAGAACAGGCTTCGGTAAACAGCACAACAGGCCATTCGTAGAAACACAGGGGTAGCAGGGATCGGAGCCCTGTAACCGACCACAGACAGAGGCGCCGATAACGCCACCTCCAAGGTAGCTGTGCTGCTTGCCAAAAGCCTGGATAACAATGCATGCTGCCTAGCTGGCggcctccaccccagaggtggctgcattccagtggCCTGCATGCGcacgtgtgagagagagatgatcCTGCTGTGTTTAGTCTCGTGCTCTGGGATGGCAGATACAGCCTTATAAACCTGGGAAGCTGCGTCCCAGGGCAAACTGATCTAAGACCCTCATTTACAACCCTGGGTCCCCTGGATCGATCACTTGCAGGAGCTGCAAGGGGCCACGCCGCTGCCTTCCGGCCCTGCACagagctccctcccctccctggaaGGTCATGGCTGGATCAGGACGGGCGGGGCTCCCGGAGAGCAGGGGGAACCCGGGTGTGCAGTGCTCACCTTGGCAATGGCCGTCGCACAGCTCAGCCCCGCCAGCTCCATGAGTTGGTCGACGCTGAACTTGTACTCCGTGAAGAGCTCTTGATCGATGGCTTGTGCTTCCTCCTGGCTGAGAAGAGACGCAAACGACATGAGCCACCGGGCGTGTGTGATTGAACGGCTCGTCTTTGCGGCCGTTAGCACAGGTGCTGCCTCTCAGCAGCTAACACGACCACCCGGCTCACACCGCCACTCGAGAGCAGCTAGTCCTCCAGTACCGTCCCGTAATTCCCCCCGGGCAGCCCGAAAGGACAGGCAAGATCCCCCACAAGGCACTGGGAAAGAATTcggggagcagctcagctccctgcagcgctAAGGAGCCCAGCAGACTTTGCACCACCCATGAGCGAGCAGCGCCCGCGTGGCCAAGGGTTATTTTGCACTGTTGCTGCTCTCACTTCAGCGAGGCTGACTCGAGAGGAGTCgcagcccaggggtcggcaacctttgagaagtggtgtgcccgtctgccggctcctgccagccggggtcccggccgctggccccgctcagcccgctgccggcccggggttccgtccatccaggccggcagcgggctgagcggggccggcggccgggaccccagctgacagcagagtgccactaaaaatcagctcgcgtgccgcctttggcaggcgtgccgccgattgccgacccctgctccagCTAATACTGCAGTGAAGCCAGGCCGTAAGTTACACATGTAACCGCTCCAACATCCCAATCCCCGCAAGTATCATCCACCATCCCTGGCTCACTCGCAATCTCTCCTGTTTTACATCCTGCCTCTCTTCCTCGGGATCTCCACCATCAAACATCTTGACAGTGCTGGGGTGTGCCgagcgcagtggttctcaaagtttggtagtggtgacccctttcacatagcaagcttctgagtgcgacccccccttataaaaacacttttttatatattaacaccattataaatgctggaggcaacgcgggatttggggtggaggctgacagctcacgacccccccgtAATAActtcgcgaccccctgaggggtcctgacccccagtttgagaacccctggcctagcgCTTCCTGACTGGCTCTTGCTGAGATCAGAGGCCCGTAGGAATAACGGAGCTGGTTGGAAATCTTCCAACAGAACGTTTTTCTGATTCAGAGACACCGGAGTATTCTGTGGGAATGTACTGACGCCGATATTTTGCCTGGGAAGTGATCAAAGCATTTCCTTTGAACTTTACCCTTTCCACTTTTATATGAAAACGTACAAATTGAATCAAATGTTTGTGGGAACTCAAAATGTTTCAAGGAGGGCCACAGgaaatattttggaatatttCCTTTTGCAAAAAAAGGCCAAGATTTCTATTTGGGTTAAAAACGAAGTCTTGGCATTTCCGTGGGATACGAATTCCATGTATCGACCAACTCGAATTAACAACCCCCGGCGGGAACACGCACATCTGTTTCCTTCACGGGACGCCAGATTTGCCACGCCAGATCAGAGCACTGATTCACCGACGCTCGTGAAGTTTTGCACCTCCAGCCTGACCGTGTCATAATCACTGATCCAGCCATTCCAGCCACCTGTCTCTGGCCCTGCCAGCCCTGACCGCTTGACTCTGGAAATCAGATCAGCATCTTGTCCCTGGCAGCGGTCGGGCGTCAGGAGGCGGTGGAACGCCCGTGCTAAATGCCACACGTACCGAGGTGTGTGTCGAATCCCGTCCTAACCCCGCCGAGATCCAGGTGCTGCTCCGGGTACCCGGATGCTCAGCGTTTACATTCCCTCTCATCACAGCAATAAGCTGCTCCAGGGAGCCACTGTCTCAAGGGCATCGCCCCTCTCAGGTGACGAAGGCACCCAAAGGTCAGATGGGCTAGTCTAGGCCTTCTCTGTCCCCCCAGTGCTGAGGCCAGGGAGCTTTAGTGCCTCAGGGCTGGGAGTTTGTTTTACCAAACTGTAAAGGCAAGGCAAAGGCAATTTAAgaaggcagggagcggggggttaCGTGGGGCCCAGGGGTGGGGACGGCGAGGAGAATCACACTGCACAGGTGCAAGCGGGTGTTTTCATCCTCCGAGTCtccatattttaaattaattttaagacTTCTTCCTCTCCCCTTAGCAACCACCTATAgacactccctcccctcctctcagtCCCTGACAAATGGGCTATTCCCCATCCCCGAAAGGTTGCCCCAGGTCCCTGCAGAACCCCCCACtaccctccctcctttccccatcccctgcagtccAACcacctccctcagctcctctcctggtgctctgcagcaccccctccccctccagccccattcccccctcctcccctacagccccccatttcccctctccttcctgcagcccccctccctacagcccccccatttccccctctcgtccttcagccctctccccctacagccccccatttcccctctcctatgctgcagccccctccccctatagcctccatttcccctctcctgccctgcagcccccccatttcccctcgcCTCCCATGCAGCCCCCCTCTCTACagcccccccatttccccctctcctcctgcagccccccatttcccctctcctcccctgcagctcctcccctacagccccccatttcccctctcctcccctacagcccccatttcccccatctccccctgcatACCCCTCCCTAcatccccccatttcccccctctcctccttcagccctatttcccctctcctctgctgCAGTCCCCTCCCCTACAGCCcccatttcccttctctccccctacagcccctcccctacagccccccatttccccctctcctccttcagCCCTCTCCCCCTACAGCCCCAtttcccctctcctctgctgcagcccccctcccccggctcccctaCAGCCCCCTACCCCTCCTCCACTGCAGCCCCCCTTTCCCCTACACCCCCCCATTTCCTAtctcctcccagcagccccctctcccgatttcccctccccagtcctttcccctacagcccccccatttccccagcgCCCCCTCGGCGGGGGCAGGCCCGGGGGGCTACCTGAGGTGCGTGACCCCGCTGCGCCCCGGGTTCTGCATGGCGCTGCCGCTGCGCCCCCGGCCTGCGCCCCAGGCCCCCGCAGGAGACACCCGCTGCACCGGGCAGCGCCCCCCGCCCGCCGCCGCCAGCCGGGAGCCCGAGGAGACCAGCAGGCCGAGCCCCAGCAGCGCCCTGAGCCCGGACATCCAGCTCCGGCGGCAGCCGCCCAGCCCAGCTCCGCTCCGCCCCGGAGCGCACGGAGCAGGCGCTGCGCACAGGCGCCCCGGCGTGGGGGTGGATCCCGGAGCCAGGGAGTGGAGCCGGGCCTTCCTCCGGTCTCTGCATCCCCTCTGGGCACTGCAACCCCCCCTCTGGGACCATGCAGCCCCCTCGGGCTCTGCAAAGCCCGCTGAAGAGACAGGCCCCACCGGCAGCGCCTGACTCGTCCTCTGAATCGACCAGCGCCTCTGAATATACCAGCCTCTCCGCCTCTGAATCGACCAGCCCCTCTGAATATACCAGCCTCTCCGCCTCTGAATCGACCAGCCCCTCTGAATATACCAGCCCCTCAACCTCTGAATCGACCAGCCCCTCTGA
Above is a window of Chrysemys picta bellii isolate R12L10 chromosome 20, ASM1138683v2, whole genome shotgun sequence DNA encoding:
- the NAXE gene encoding NAD(P)H-hydrate epimerase isoform X2, whose protein sequence is MSGLRALLGLGLLVSSGSRLAAAGGGRCPVQRVSPAGAWGAGRGRSGSAMQNPGRSGVTHLSQEEAQAIDQELFTEYKFSVDQLMELAGLSCATAIAKAYPPSSFTKSPPTVLIVCGPGNNGGDGLVCARHLKMFGYEPSVHYPKRPGKALFEGLTTQCQKMDIPFLSEFPSEAVLIDELYGLVVDAIFGFSFKGAVREPFGSILRTLEQVTVPIASIDIPSGWDVEKGSPDGLQPDMLISLTAPKKAAQHFAGRYHFLGGRFVPMALQQKYSLNLPPYPETDCVLQLP
- the NAXE gene encoding NAD(P)H-hydrate epimerase isoform X1, translating into MKGWSIQRRRGWYIQRGWSIQRLRGWYIQRGWSIQRRRGWYIQRGWSIQRRRGCQEEAQAIDQELFTEYKFSVDQLMELAGLSCATAIAKAYPPSSFTKSPPTVLIVCGPGNNGGDGLVCARHLKMFGYEPSVHYPKRPGKALFEGLTTQCQKMDIPFLSEFPSEAVLIDELYGLVVDAIFGFSFKGAVREPFGSILRTLEQVTVPIASIDIPSGWDVEKGSPDGLQPDMLISLTAPKKAAQHFAGRYHFLGGRFVPMALQQKYSLNLPPYPETDCVLQLP
- the LOC101942307 gene encoding G patch domain-containing protein 4; translated protein: MNGCPKNKTGGMTFAEQQLQRHGWKQGKGLGKRENGISEAIKVKVKCDTAGVGHDPAEQFTFHWWDHLFNKSAANILVEAGQDGVQMKKLSEQEGEISNKKPRKAPSSRSMLYGRFVKAATLTAEGEEPTKQVSTSESSEDEEQKLDLSSVRKLTDEELVRACGGRTAHKGARHGLTMSAKLARLEEQERAFLAKYSQKEEQRGGAPEREQEAAAGASAPESSNPAERRQKAKKKKRKRSKERGGCAEEEERRARKRRKKKKKEKGEAAEGLESELLDSREQPEGRTEQDSPRERAKKKKKRKGQ